In one Dermatophagoides farinae isolate YC_2012a chromosome 4, ASM2471394v1, whole genome shotgun sequence genomic region, the following are encoded:
- the LOC124489944 gene encoding uncharacterized protein LOC124489944 isoform X1 — translation MESTPSFVKTPRVKARLSDVVSTWITYRQKGVQNLVIQSLSILLSVTILFLLSQVYYIFLPCLKALLWALLCGSALYPFKIWLAKLLSEWLDQLDRTNRSLCLGCLMLPMQLTWMLYNCFIELMSSNLVLFVVFHFRYQIVCHVRRLSSKLLPMVIKDGHLAAIVIALVVIIVHFVISMSLAPEHRKLSRSMPSVLLMACVYALHYHMGIFGQLTLLLIVCMFVVGFIATIYNIVHGSTEPPPFDGLVNVFRENVRTKVENYVTWIRDKYQQSTDHIDGRDMNIGQLFITRLFTVSAFAIAEHMNVSNLLLAIVLVHLILQRMLAMLISDQLSTCIEFGKRWLELVMEKTANKFKDDILFRMLAYFFRQGDRLIKVGLRNSLDLLTSISLFVIVGLMVTFSTVFVSIKIYGECYQTIYLLQNELKTIEFIQESINITIKQISEPHYVDNLINDRLNLQDDEKIFINKMLAEFRHNILPWLNNSSNDHQSIPLTSESSDRLEWLSLNQWPKLWRLVDYKNFSQLIELLRTQASSYLPMVKSIVSVSYAFVFVILDSSTMLVSFVFNFIIFLLALFYLLSSSQNKYKPIELMDHMAASLVTSNQEENKFSHYVEQVVNSIFAATIKISAFYGVYTWLLHSLFSIGICYIPAVIAAILAAVPLLNAYWASLPACLYLYYFEGNLALVKSLSMFGLAMLPSFMVDSSIYSDIGKGGHPYLTGLAITCGVVYYGVEGALFGPLWLCLLFIIMNMCTEMDGNIISITP, via the exons ATGGAATCGACACCATCTTTCGTGAAAACGCCTCGAGTAAAGGCTCGTCTGTCGGATGTGGTGTCCACTTGGATCACATATCGACAAAAAGGCGTACAGAATCTTGTcatacaatcattatcaattctCTTGTCTGTGACCATATTGTTTCTGTTGTCTCAAGTGTACTACATCTTTCTGCCATGTCTAAAAGCATTGTTGTGGGCTTTATTGTGTGGTTCAGCACTGTACCCGTTCAAGATTTGGTTGGCAAAATTGTTAAGCGAATGGCTGGATCAACTTGACCGGACAAATCGATCGCTGTGTTTAGGGTGTCTGATGTTGCCAATGCAGTTAACTTGGATGCTCTACAATTGCTTCATAGAATTAATGTCAAGCAATCTAGTCTTGTTCGttgtgtttcattttcgataTCAAATTGTCTGCCATGTAAGACGGTTGAGTTCGAAATTATTGCCGATGGTCATCAAAGATGGTCACCTGGCAGCGATTGTGATAGCTTTAGTGGTGATCATCGTCCATTTTGTGATCTCAATGTCTTTGGCACCTGAACATCGGAAGTTATCACGATCGATGCCAAGTGTTTTGTTGATGGCTTGTGTCTATGCTCTCCACTATCATATGGGAATCTTTGGTCAGCTCACATTACTGTTGATTGTCTGTATGTTTGTAGTCGGTTTTATAGCCACTATTTATAACATTGTTCATGGCTCAACCGAGCCACCACCATTTGATGGCCTAGTCAATGTTTTTCGAGAGAATGTTCGGACCAAAGTCGAAAATTACGTAACTTGGATTCGCGATAAGTACCAACAATCGACCGACCACATTGATGGCAGGGACATGAATATTGGCCAGCTATTCATAACGCGATTGTTTACCGTTTCTGCGTTTGCCATAGCAGAACACATGAACGTATCGAATCTGCTGTTGGCCATTGTGcttgttcatttgattcttCAACGAATGTTGGCCATGCTCATTAGCGATCAATTGTCGACCTGTATTGAGTTCGGGAAGCGATGGCTAGAATTGGTCATGGAAAAAACGGCCAATAAATTCAAAGATGACATTCTTTTCCGGATGCTAGCATATTTCTTTAGACAAGGTGATCGCTTGATTAAAGTTGGCCTGAGAAATAGTCTGGATTTGTTGACTAGCATCAgtttgtttgtgattgtCGGCTTGATGGTCACATTTTCGACCGTGTTCGTATCGATCAAg ATCTACGGAGAATGCTACCAAACGATATACCTATTGCAAAACGAATTAAAGACCATCGAATTCATCCAGGAAAGCATTAACATTACAATCAAACAGATAAGCGAACCGCATTACGTGGATAACCTGATCAACGACCGTTTAAATCTGCAAGACGatgaaaagatttttatcaacaaaatgttGGCCGAATTTAGACACAACATCCTGCCATGGTtgaacaacagcagcaacgaTCATCAATCCATTCCATTGACGTCAGAATCGTCCGACCGATTAGAATGGCTATCGTTAAATCAATGGCCTAAACTATGGAGATTAGTCGACTACAAAAATTTCAGTCAGCTAATCGAGCTGTTACGAACGCAAGCTTCATCCTATCTGCCGATGGTCAAGTCTATTGTTTCGGTTTCCTATGCATTCGTATTCGTCATATTGGATTCCAGTACGATGCTTGTGAGCTTTGTGTTTAATTTT ATCATATTCTTACTGGCTCTGTTCTATCTGTTGTCATCCAGCCAAAATAAATACAAACCAATCGAATTGATGGATCATATGGCTGCCAGTTTGGTCACATCGAATCAAGAGGAGAATAAATTCAGTCATTACGTGGAACAAGTGGTCAACAGCATCTTTGCAGCCACTATCAAGATATCAGCATTCTATGGCGTCTACACTTGGCTCTTGCATTCCCTGTTTTCGATAGGAATATGTTACATTCCGGCTG TGATTGCGGCTATTCTGGCAGCCGTGCCTTTACTCAACGCGTACTGGGCTTCATTACCGGCTTGTCTATACCTGTACTACTTTGAGGGTAATTTGGCTCTAGTCAAATCATTGTCAATGTTTGGCCTGGCCATGTTGCCATCATTCATGGTCGATTCTTCCATCTACTCAGACATTGGCAA AGGTGGACATCCTTACCTAACGGGGTTGGCGATTACCTGTGGAGTTGTATACTATGGTGTGGAAGGTGCGCTATTTGGTCCTCTTTGGCTTTGTCTATTGTTTATCATAATGAACATGTGTACAGAGATGGATGGAAATATCATCTCTATCACGCCATGA
- the LOC124489944 gene encoding uncharacterized protein LOC124489944 isoform X2, producing the protein MESTPSFVKTPRVKARLSDVVSTWITYRQKGVQNLVIQSLSILLSVTILFLLSQVYYIFLPCLKALLWALLCGSALYPFKIWLAKLLSEWLDQLDRTNRSLCLGCLMLPMQLTWMLYNCFIELMSSNLVLFVVFHFRYQIVCHVRRLSSKLLPMVIKDGHLAAIVIALVVIIVHFVISMSLAPEHRKLSRSMPSVLLMACVYALHYHMGIFGQLTLLLIVCMFVVGFIATIYNIVHGSTEPPPFDGLVNVFRENVRTKVENYVTWIRDKYQQSTDHIDGRDMNIGQLFITRLFTVSAFAIAEHMNVSNLLLAIVLVHLILQRMLAMLISDQLSTCIEFGKRWLELVMEKTANKFKDDILFRMLAYFFRQGDRLIKVGLRNSLDLLTSISLFVIVGLMVTFSTVFVSIKIYGECYQTIYLLQNELKTIEFIQESINITIKQISEPHYVDNLINDRLNLQDDEKIFINKMLAEFRHNILPWLNNSSNDHQSIPLTSESSDRLEWLSLNQWPKLWRLVDYKNFSQLIELLRTQASSYLPMVKSIVSVSYAFVFVILDSSTMLIIFLLALFYLLSSSQNKYKPIELMDHMAASLVTSNQEENKFSHYVEQVVNSIFAATIKISAFYGVYTWLLHSLFSIGICYIPAVIAAILAAVPLLNAYWASLPACLYLYYFEGNLALVKSLSMFGLAMLPSFMVDSSIYSDIGKGGHPYLTGLAITCGVVYYGVEGALFGPLWLCLLFIIMNMCTEMDGNIISITP; encoded by the exons ATGGAATCGACACCATCTTTCGTGAAAACGCCTCGAGTAAAGGCTCGTCTGTCGGATGTGGTGTCCACTTGGATCACATATCGACAAAAAGGCGTACAGAATCTTGTcatacaatcattatcaattctCTTGTCTGTGACCATATTGTTTCTGTTGTCTCAAGTGTACTACATCTTTCTGCCATGTCTAAAAGCATTGTTGTGGGCTTTATTGTGTGGTTCAGCACTGTACCCGTTCAAGATTTGGTTGGCAAAATTGTTAAGCGAATGGCTGGATCAACTTGACCGGACAAATCGATCGCTGTGTTTAGGGTGTCTGATGTTGCCAATGCAGTTAACTTGGATGCTCTACAATTGCTTCATAGAATTAATGTCAAGCAATCTAGTCTTGTTCGttgtgtttcattttcgataTCAAATTGTCTGCCATGTAAGACGGTTGAGTTCGAAATTATTGCCGATGGTCATCAAAGATGGTCACCTGGCAGCGATTGTGATAGCTTTAGTGGTGATCATCGTCCATTTTGTGATCTCAATGTCTTTGGCACCTGAACATCGGAAGTTATCACGATCGATGCCAAGTGTTTTGTTGATGGCTTGTGTCTATGCTCTCCACTATCATATGGGAATCTTTGGTCAGCTCACATTACTGTTGATTGTCTGTATGTTTGTAGTCGGTTTTATAGCCACTATTTATAACATTGTTCATGGCTCAACCGAGCCACCACCATTTGATGGCCTAGTCAATGTTTTTCGAGAGAATGTTCGGACCAAAGTCGAAAATTACGTAACTTGGATTCGCGATAAGTACCAACAATCGACCGACCACATTGATGGCAGGGACATGAATATTGGCCAGCTATTCATAACGCGATTGTTTACCGTTTCTGCGTTTGCCATAGCAGAACACATGAACGTATCGAATCTGCTGTTGGCCATTGTGcttgttcatttgattcttCAACGAATGTTGGCCATGCTCATTAGCGATCAATTGTCGACCTGTATTGAGTTCGGGAAGCGATGGCTAGAATTGGTCATGGAAAAAACGGCCAATAAATTCAAAGATGACATTCTTTTCCGGATGCTAGCATATTTCTTTAGACAAGGTGATCGCTTGATTAAAGTTGGCCTGAGAAATAGTCTGGATTTGTTGACTAGCATCAgtttgtttgtgattgtCGGCTTGATGGTCACATTTTCGACCGTGTTCGTATCGATCAAg ATCTACGGAGAATGCTACCAAACGATATACCTATTGCAAAACGAATTAAAGACCATCGAATTCATCCAGGAAAGCATTAACATTACAATCAAACAGATAAGCGAACCGCATTACGTGGATAACCTGATCAACGACCGTTTAAATCTGCAAGACGatgaaaagatttttatcaacaaaatgttGGCCGAATTTAGACACAACATCCTGCCATGGTtgaacaacagcagcaacgaTCATCAATCCATTCCATTGACGTCAGAATCGTCCGACCGATTAGAATGGCTATCGTTAAATCAATGGCCTAAACTATGGAGATTAGTCGACTACAAAAATTTCAGTCAGCTAATCGAGCTGTTACGAACGCAAGCTTCATCCTATCTGCCGATGGTCAAGTCTATTGTTTCGGTTTCCTATGCATTCGTATTCGTCATATTGGATTCCAGTACGATGCTT ATCATATTCTTACTGGCTCTGTTCTATCTGTTGTCATCCAGCCAAAATAAATACAAACCAATCGAATTGATGGATCATATGGCTGCCAGTTTGGTCACATCGAATCAAGAGGAGAATAAATTCAGTCATTACGTGGAACAAGTGGTCAACAGCATCTTTGCAGCCACTATCAAGATATCAGCATTCTATGGCGTCTACACTTGGCTCTTGCATTCCCTGTTTTCGATAGGAATATGTTACATTCCGGCTG TGATTGCGGCTATTCTGGCAGCCGTGCCTTTACTCAACGCGTACTGGGCTTCATTACCGGCTTGTCTATACCTGTACTACTTTGAGGGTAATTTGGCTCTAGTCAAATCATTGTCAATGTTTGGCCTGGCCATGTTGCCATCATTCATGGTCGATTCTTCCATCTACTCAGACATTGGCAA AGGTGGACATCCTTACCTAACGGGGTTGGCGATTACCTGTGGAGTTGTATACTATGGTGTGGAAGGTGCGCTATTTGGTCCTCTTTGGCTTTGTCTATTGTTTATCATAATGAACATGTGTACAGAGATGGATGGAAATATCATCTCTATCACGCCATGA
- the LOC124490069 gene encoding vesicle transport protein SFT2B yields MDKLRRVLNGNDMSGDEGEGFAQLPIGDSSSLDWSTRIKGFIICFVLGFIMSIIGTALIPLPRGLALFALFYTLGNGCSIASTMFLMGPWRQMKKMFSEKRVISTALVIVFMVLTLLAALVWKKSLLAIIFCCLQFFAYIWYSISYIPYAQESVTKAFMSCI; encoded by the exons ATGGATAAACTACGCAGAGTACTCAATGGCAATGACATGAGTGGCGATGAAGGCGAAGGTTTTGCCCAATTACCG atTGGCGATTCTTCATCGCTTGATTGGTCCACCCGAATCAAAGGATTCATAATCTGTTTCGTGCTTGGTTTCATCATGTCCATAATCGGCACTGCGCTTATACCTTTACCTCGTGGATTGGCATTGTTCGCTTTGTTTTACACTCTCGGCAACGGCTGTAGCATTGCAAG CACCATGTTCCTGATGGGACCTTGGcgacaaatgaaaaagatgtTTAGCGAGAAACGAGTTATATCTACTGCCTTGGTCATTGTATTCATGGTTCTTACCTTATTGGCTGCTcttgtttggaaaaaatcacTTTTGGCCATaatcttttgttgtttgcaGTTCTTTGCCTACATCTGGTATTCCATATCGTACATACCGTATGCACAGGAATCAGTTACCAAGGCATTCATGTCATGTATCTAA
- the Ect3 gene encoding ectoderm-expressed 3: MLTKCLLLLVFVTAVACFPNGTFTVDYKNNQFLKNGQPFRYVSGSIHYFRVPQPYWQDRLHKMRLGGLNAIQTYVEWSSHEPSPGHYDFEGQNNLVEFINLAQKEDLLVILRVGPYICAERDMGGFPYWLLRTPNIKLRTSDPNYLTPVDRWLEILLPKIRPLLYENGGPIIMVQIENEYGSYGCDLNYTSHLRDKFREMLGHQVVLFTTDGNGDGYLRCGRIPDVLTTIDFGSGTNVTEAKAILYRHQEFGPFVNSEYYSGWLDYWQSPFVQVAVNPFIQTLQQLLDHNASVNIYMYHGGTNFDFKASGNGGNNYQPTLTSYDYDAPINEAGDLTDKYYAIQKLIKQYLPDTIDDRNVKNVSSKMSLPPVNMTFLATIFDMLPWFVKIHSKYPLTFEQANQAYGFILYQTNITFQPTNPAVLAIPGLRDRAHVFVDRRFAGILSRTQKYFDLSILTHNGSELSILVENQGRCSFSCFSEQRGIIGNVTINKKHLLVNWTIYRIPFQEHSFTEIITQLSQPKTKFRFASSHYRIPSIYYANFTLPNVPEYPLDTFLRTDGWGKGIAVLNGHNLGRYWPVAGPQITIYAPGPYFNEAPDSNQLFVFELDESPYWNDPNNSCQVQFVKQHIVNGAYAH; this comes from the exons ATGCTTActaaatgtttgttgttacTTGTGTTTGTCACTGCGGTGGCCTGTTTTCCAAATGGAACTTTTACTGTTGACTACAAGAATAATCAGTTTCTCAAGAATGGTCAGCCATTTCGTTATGTTTCTGGATCGATTCATTACTTTCGAGTTCCACAACCGTATTGGCAGGATCGTCTTCACAAAATGCGTCTAGGTGGTCTGAATGCTATACAAACCTATGTTGAGTGGAGTTCGCATGAACCGTCGCCTGGCCATTATGATTTCGAAGGGCAAAATAATCTGGTCGAATTCATTAATCTAGCTCAGAAGGAAGACCTGTTGGTCATACTGCGAGTAGGTCCTTATATTTGCGCAGAACGTGATATGGGTGGTTTTCCATATTGGCTTCTACGGACGCCCAATATTAAACTACGAACATCGGATCCAAATTATCTGACACCAGTGGACCGTTGGCTTGAGATTCTGTTACCAAAGATAAGACCATTGCTTTATGAGAATGGAGGTCCAATCATTATGGTGCAGATTGAGAATGAATATGGCAGTTATGGTTGTGATCTCAACTACACGAGTCATTTGCGTGACAAATTCCGTGAAATGTTAGGCCATCAAGTGGTACTATTCACCACCGATGGCAATGGTGATGGATATCTTCGTTGTGGTCGAATTCCTGATGTGCTCACCACCATTGATTTTGGTTCAGGCACTAATGTAACTGAAGCCAAAGCCATATTGTATCGGCACCAGGAATTTGGTCCGTTTGTCAACTCTGAGTATTACAGTGGCTGGCTCGATTATTGGCAAAGTCCTTTCGTTCAAGTGGCCGTCAATCCATTTATTCAGACATTACAGCAATTGCTCGATCATAACGCATCGGTTAACAT ATACATGTATCATGGTGGTACCAATTTCGACTTTAAAGCTTCTGGTAATGGTGGTAACAATTATCAACCAACATTGACAAGCTATGACTACGATGCACCCATCAATGAAGCAGGCGACCTTACCGACAAATATTATGCCATTCAAAAACTCATCAAACAG TACTTACCGGATACAATCGATGAtagaaatgtgaaaaatgttAGCTCGAAAATGTCACTTCCTCCCGTTAACATGACCTTTTTGGCCACTATATTCGATATGCTACCATGGTTTGTCAAAATTCACAGCAAATATCCGTTAACGTTCGAACAGGCGAATCAGGCCTATGGTTTTATATTGTATCAGACCAACATAACATTCCAGCCAACAAATCCAGCCGTTCTGGCCATTCCAGGACTTAGAGATCGTGCCCACGTTTTCGTTGATAGG AGATTTGCCGGTATTCTTTCTCGAACCCAAAAATATTTCGATCTTTCCATATTGACTCATAATGGATCCGAATTGAGCATTCTGGTCGAGAATCAAGGCCGATGTTCGTTTAGCTGTTTCAGCGAGCAAAGAGGCATTATTGGCAATGTtaccatcaacaaaaaacatctGCTTGTAAATTGGACTATTTACCGGATACCGTTCCAGGAACATTCGTTTACGGAGATCATTACACAGTTATCTCAACCAAAGACGAAATTTAGATTCGCCTCCAGCCATTATCGAATTCCCAGCATTTATTATGCTAACTTTACCTTACCAAATGTTCCAGAATATCCACTCGATACATTTCTACGAACAGACGGATGGGGCAAAGGAATAGCTGTTCTGAATGGCCATAATTTGGGAAGATATTGGCCGGTGGCTGGACCTCAGATCACCATATATGCACCCGGACCTTACTTTAATGAAGCGCCCGACtcaaatcaattgtttgtgtttgaattGGACGAAAGCCCATACTGGAATGATCCAAACAATAGCTGTCAGGTTCAATTTGTAAAACAACACATTGTAAATGGGGCATATGCCCATTGA